Proteins encoded in a region of the Vitis riparia cultivar Riparia Gloire de Montpellier isolate 1030 chromosome 7, EGFV_Vit.rip_1.0, whole genome shotgun sequence genome:
- the LOC117917530 gene encoding methylesterase 10-like — protein sequence MDSVKHFVLVHGACHGAWCWYKLVPLLKSFGHRVTALDLGASGVNPKRLDELASVYDYVQPLMEFVASLPQDEKVVLVGHSYGGLAISLAIESFPEKILVGVFVSAYMPNYISPPVTLAEEFFINRSKPESLLDTQLSFGQGLESPPTALTFGPDHLSVALYQNCQPEDLELAKSLIRPHGLFLEDYAKESLLSKEKFGSVDRVYVVLEEDEIMKDFQQWVIDNSPPKEVKFIAGADHMGMMSKPKELCLCFQEIVQQYN from the exons ATGGACAGTGTGAAACACTTCGTTCTAGTTCACGGGGCTTGCCATGGAGCTTGGTGCTGGTACAAGCTTGTCCCACTGCTCAAATCCTTTGGTCACCGCGTCACCGCTCTGGACTTGGGCGCTTCTGGGGTTAACCCCAAGCGCCTCGACGAGCTTGCTTCTGTGTACGATTATGTGCAGCCACTGATGGAGTTCGTGGCCTCCCTTCCTCAAGATGAGAAGGTGGTGTTGGTGGGTCATAGCTATGGAGGCCTCGCTATTTCTCTGGCTATAGAGAGCTTCCCTGAGAAGATCCTCGTTGGGGTCTTTGTATCAGCTTATATGCCAAATTATATATCCCCACCTGTAACTCTCGCAGAAGAA TTCTTCATCAATAGAAGCAAGCCTGAGTCACTACTGGATACCCAGCTTTCGTTTGGCCAAGGACTGGAGAGCCCTCCAACAGCACTGACCTTTGGTCCAGATCACTTATCAGTGGCACTTTATCAAAACTGCCAACCGGAG GATTTGGAACTGGCCAAAAGTTTGATAAGGCCTCACGGGTTGTTCCTGGAAGACTACGCCAAGGAATCTTTACTAAGCAAAGAGAAGTTTGGATCCGTGGATCGGGTGTATGTGGTGTTGGAAGAAGATGAAATAATGAAGGATTTCCAGCAATGGGTGATCGACAACAGCCCACCAAAAGAAGTGAAGTTCATTGCCGGAGCTGATCATATGGGGATGATGTCCAAGCCCAAAGAGCTCTGCCTCTGTTTCCAGGAGATAGTTCAGCAGTATAATTGA
- the LOC117917529 gene encoding methylesterase 10-like isoform X2, which produces MDSGKHFVLVHGAGHGAWCWYKLVPLLKSFGHRVTALDLGSSGVNPKSLDELASAYDYVQPLMEFVASLPQDEKVVLVGHSYGGLPISLAMESFPKKILVAVFVSAYMPNYISPPITQAQEFLINRIKPESLLDSQLSFGLGLESLPTAVTFGPDYLSVALYQHCQPEDLELAKSLVRPHGLFLEDFAKESLLSKEKFGSVDRVYVVLEKDELMKEDFQRWVIDDSPPKEVKFIAGADHMVMMSRPKELCLCFQEIVQQYN; this is translated from the exons ATGGACAGTGGGAAACACTTCGTTCTAGTTCATGGAGCTGGCCATGGAGCTTGGTGCTGGTACAAGCTTGTCCCACTGCTCAAATCCTTTGGTCACCGCGTCACCGCGCTGGACTTGGGCTCTTCTGGGGTCAACCCCAAGAGCCTGGACGAGCTTGCTTCTGCATACGATTATGTGCAACCACTGATGGAGTTCGTGGCCTCCCTTCCTCAAGATGAGAAGGTGGTTTTGGTGGGTCATAGCTATGGTGGCCTCCCTATTTCTCTGGCTATGGAGAGCTTCCCTAAGAAGATCCTAGTTGCGGTCTTCGTATCAGCTTATATGCCAAATTATATATCCCCACCTATAACTCAAGCACAAGAA TTCCTCATCAATAGAATCAAGCCAGAGTCGTTATTGGATTCCCAGCTTTCGTTTGGTCTAGGACTGGAAAGCCTTCCAACAGCAGTGACGTTTGGTCCAGATTACTTATCAGTGGCACTTTATCAACACTGCCAACCGGAG GATCTGGAACTGGCCAAAAGTTTGGTAAGGCCTCATGGGTTGTTCCTGGAAGACTTCGCCAAGGAATCTTTACTGAGCAAAGAGAAATTTGGATCCGTAGATCGGGTGTATGTGGTGTTGGAAAAAGATGAACTAATGAAGGAGGATTTCCAGCGATGGGTGATTGACGACAGCCCACCAAAAGAAGTGAAGTTCATTGCCGGAGCTGACCATATGGTGATGATGTCGAGGCCCAAAGAACTCTGTCTCTGTTTCCAGGAGATAGTTCAGCAGTATAATTGA